The Alteromonas gilva genome includes a window with the following:
- a CDS encoding pilus assembly FimT family protein — MYHKKANIGFTLIELLVTLAILGLITALAAPSVNAWLSSRSTDAQRQELSSTLALLPLKAVSAGQSLYVESASELIDNTAGVTISSPIIVLENGYCKGGKIIIGRGNSQKRYTVNAPFCELMMDIENAS; from the coding sequence ATGTACCACAAGAAAGCTAATATCGGTTTTACGCTGATTGAGTTGCTCGTAACGTTGGCAATTCTGGGCTTGATAACCGCCTTAGCCGCACCATCGGTGAATGCCTGGTTATCGAGCAGAAGTACCGACGCCCAGCGTCAGGAGCTTTCATCAACATTAGCACTGTTACCTTTAAAAGCAGTTTCCGCCGGCCAGTCTCTTTATGTAGAGTCTGCCAGCGAACTAATCGACAACACTGCGGGAGTAACGATTTCCAGCCCTATAATTGTGCTCGAGAATGGCTATTGCAAAGGTGGCAAAATCATCATAGGGCGGGGTAATTCGCAAAAGCGATACACTGTCAACGCACCATTTTGTGAACTCATGATGGACATAGAAAATGCGTCGTAA
- a CDS encoding prepilin-type N-terminal cleavage/methylation domain-containing protein produces the protein MRRNKGFTLIEALVALVILAATFTTVWGWFGTVATNTPKMEQALRMPLLFDEYTQYLALQPLQQVRQGEFVIDGFRIEWQATVARASDNEYYRRQREWLVVLFDVEAQVFKQDEQVETFSTQEVRYWRDPNSPSSIFG, from the coding sequence ATGCGTCGTAACAAAGGCTTCACCCTCATCGAAGCTCTGGTAGCGCTGGTTATCCTGGCGGCAACATTTACGACTGTCTGGGGCTGGTTTGGTACTGTTGCAACTAACACCCCGAAGATGGAACAGGCATTGAGAATGCCACTGCTGTTTGATGAATATACCCAGTACCTGGCTTTGCAGCCACTTCAGCAGGTTCGGCAGGGAGAATTCGTTATAGATGGGTTCAGAATTGAATGGCAGGCAACAGTCGCCCGCGCTTCAGACAATGAATATTATCGGCGCCAACGTGAATGGCTTGTAGTCCTTTTTGACGTAGAGGCACAGGTATTTAAGCAGGACGAACAAGTCGAAACATTCTCCACGCAGGAAGTTCGCTACTGGCGGGATCCAAACTCTCCCTCCAGTATTTTTGGATAA
- a CDS encoding type II secretion system protein, producing the protein MRNRNGFTLIELLVVLVITSLTTALLLSGLSTTWQNFARLSSRNLVFNQAQLPKSWFIESVRGVLLSHPDTATFAGTSDKIDMVTFLHPASRPASPQQLSWELRGDNGTWSLGISEPTNQYSEVLTFTEAVHFEYLVERQWQDTFIPSNGKLPLAIRIQGNNATYILATVSRPLRADIPTELPVFGAYEF; encoded by the coding sequence ATGCGTAATCGGAACGGCTTCACCTTAATCGAGCTGCTAGTGGTACTTGTCATTACATCGCTAACCACCGCACTATTACTTTCAGGGCTTTCAACCACCTGGCAAAATTTTGCCAGATTAAGCAGCCGTAACCTTGTGTTTAACCAAGCGCAGTTACCTAAGTCCTGGTTTATAGAAAGTGTTCGCGGCGTGTTATTGTCACATCCGGATACGGCAACGTTTGCCGGTACATCTGACAAAATCGACATGGTAACATTTCTCCACCCTGCCAGCCGGCCAGCTTCACCTCAGCAGCTCAGTTGGGAGCTGAGGGGCGATAACGGCACCTGGTCGCTGGGCATCTCTGAACCGACCAATCAATACAGTGAAGTACTCACTTTTACGGAGGCAGTGCATTTTGAGTACCTGGTTGAACGCCAGTGGCAAGACACATTTATCCCAAGCAATGGAAAGCTGCCGTTGGCAATAAGGATCCAGGGTAACAATGCAACCTATATACTAGCGACTGTGTCGCGTCCTTTACGCGCAGACATACCAACCGAATTACCGGTATTTGGTGCTTATGAATTTTAA
- a CDS encoding type II secretion system protein GspK has protein sequence MNFNPALTTQRGIALLSVLVVSLILTLLISGATAMLNKRMALAIDAKQQLAEKMLAHAVKNELTYLIATQRTTRAGVSKGTNPQGASRNDAIWALRYIGDEIRVDGFEYSRTNELATVHYSIQAVNGLIPVNSSAQNWLNRWLYSTGMDNYTAARYTDALADYADPDDWSRPAGGERRSYLNRGMAPPTNFLLQHCGELYDILHWHDNPDLVSQLQPFCGLRRSASVNLNAIPAPLLHQLWPNLADQILAERANGEWILGHSQAQLKFNDISGMTDDFIRFIAGSRFKIQIKTGSHVEATELTTGTKLLPPYTERPLR, from the coding sequence ATGAATTTTAACCCTGCATTGACAACTCAGCGAGGAATCGCGCTCCTCTCTGTTTTAGTTGTCTCGTTAATTTTAACGCTTTTAATTAGTGGGGCTACAGCCATGCTAAATAAACGCATGGCGCTCGCAATAGATGCTAAGCAACAGCTCGCAGAAAAGATGCTCGCCCATGCGGTAAAAAATGAACTCACCTATTTAATTGCGACACAAAGGACAACCCGAGCAGGAGTAAGCAAAGGTACTAACCCTCAGGGCGCCAGCAGAAACGACGCGATCTGGGCCCTGCGCTATATCGGTGATGAGATTAGGGTTGATGGTTTTGAGTATAGTCGCACAAATGAGCTGGCTACCGTTCACTACTCGATTCAAGCTGTTAATGGTCTGATCCCGGTTAATTCGTCGGCGCAGAACTGGCTAAATCGCTGGTTATACAGTACTGGCATGGATAACTATACTGCCGCGAGATACACTGACGCATTAGCTGATTACGCCGACCCCGACGACTGGAGCAGACCTGCGGGTGGGGAGCGGCGCAGTTACCTCAATCGGGGAATGGCTCCCCCGACAAACTTTCTGCTACAACACTGTGGTGAACTGTATGACATTTTGCATTGGCATGATAATCCCGACCTGGTTTCCCAATTGCAGCCCTTTTGCGGGCTCAGGCGATCTGCCAGCGTAAATTTGAACGCAATACCTGCCCCTTTACTCCATCAGCTATGGCCGAACCTGGCCGACCAAATTCTTGCCGAAAGGGCCAATGGTGAATGGATACTGGGCCATAGTCAGGCTCAGTTAAAGTTTAATGATATAAGTGGAATGACAGACGATTTTATTCGGTTTATTGCCGGCTCAAGATTTAAAATACAAATTAAAACAGGCAGTCATGTAGAGGCAACGGAACTCACCACGGGTACGAAGCTCTTACCGCCCTATACGGAACGCCCACTTCGATAA
- a CDS encoding glycosyltransferase family 2 protein — MKRTLKSVVKKLLGSSPQQLVTIDTVAKTLDGYCVIGWYFTDLVSSVKVTDSNNQTVDAITDDIERADVAAVTGKQATGFQILLTTKVTLDELTLVATLKNGQSQTYALSSANVEASQLAAPIKSTTKGQNCNGACEFAVVTGTHVFVSGWLTDTRRATSLALNKKSNAVTESDYDIFRFMRNDVVEAYGKGPHTSAAGYCILFTLDKKLDKNEKQLNLVFTIDGNEEEMSVNQVFWGADEPMTNTKRILNNWAPSNPAHLAKADIVSTPVLELYANTAKATSVRYDFGEQVQTPKASIIIPLYGRYDFIRYQMSHFNRSGEARQCEIIYVIDDPSIASPAMQLARYMAQMVSHPFSVVKLSDNVGFGRANNIGVEHARADNLILMNSDVLPKSVGWLDKMLSSLDAPDTGIVGARLLFEDGSIQHDGMAPVRLQEYPGLLFNDHPYKGWAVKLSPHAAEEAPCQLITAACWALRKADFEAAGGFDPAYVLGDFEDSDLCLKIEEMGKTNKIRRDAEFYHLERQSQNLVEAGKWKHNLTIVNAVTFNKRWKQKLEAMQAAG; from the coding sequence ATGAAAAGAACACTCAAATCAGTAGTAAAAAAATTACTCGGCTCTTCACCCCAGCAACTCGTTACCATTGATACCGTAGCAAAAACTCTCGACGGCTATTGTGTGATTGGCTGGTATTTCACCGACCTTGTCTCGTCCGTTAAAGTCACCGACAGCAACAATCAGACTGTTGACGCTATTACAGATGACATAGAACGTGCAGACGTTGCTGCAGTAACGGGGAAACAGGCGACTGGCTTTCAGATATTGCTTACCACTAAAGTAACACTTGATGAACTGACGTTAGTTGCAACACTCAAAAATGGCCAGAGCCAAACTTACGCGCTGTCGTCTGCCAATGTGGAAGCTTCACAGTTAGCTGCACCGATTAAATCAACAACAAAAGGCCAAAACTGCAATGGCGCCTGTGAATTCGCTGTTGTTACGGGTACTCATGTATTTGTGAGTGGCTGGTTAACCGACACCCGGCGAGCAACGTCGTTGGCTCTCAATAAAAAATCCAACGCTGTAACTGAAAGTGACTATGACATATTTCGGTTTATGCGCAATGACGTGGTCGAGGCTTATGGCAAAGGTCCTCATACTTCCGCTGCCGGCTATTGCATATTGTTTACCCTCGATAAAAAACTCGACAAAAACGAGAAGCAACTTAATTTAGTTTTTACAATTGATGGCAACGAAGAAGAAATGTCGGTAAACCAGGTGTTTTGGGGCGCTGACGAACCCATGACGAATACCAAGCGGATTCTTAATAACTGGGCTCCCTCCAACCCGGCTCACCTCGCCAAAGCAGACATTGTTAGCACACCGGTACTTGAGCTTTACGCTAATACTGCCAAAGCAACCTCAGTGCGTTACGATTTTGGTGAACAGGTACAAACGCCAAAGGCCAGCATCATTATTCCGTTATATGGCCGTTACGATTTCATTCGTTACCAAATGTCGCATTTTAATCGTAGTGGCGAGGCACGACAATGCGAAATTATTTATGTAATTGACGATCCGTCCATCGCCTCGCCCGCAATGCAGTTGGCGCGTTATATGGCTCAAATGGTTTCGCATCCCTTCAGCGTTGTGAAGCTGTCAGACAACGTTGGTTTTGGCCGCGCCAATAATATTGGGGTTGAGCATGCTCGTGCAGACAACCTGATCCTGATGAATTCAGATGTTCTGCCTAAGTCTGTCGGTTGGCTGGATAAAATGCTCAGTAGTCTGGACGCACCCGACACCGGAATAGTGGGCGCACGCTTACTGTTTGAAGATGGCTCAATACAGCACGATGGAATGGCGCCTGTTCGCCTGCAGGAATACCCGGGCTTGTTATTTAATGACCACCCTTATAAGGGCTGGGCGGTAAAATTATCGCCACACGCCGCAGAGGAAGCGCCCTGCCAATTAATTACGGCAGCCTGTTGGGCACTACGTAAAGCAGACTTTGAAGCCGCTGGCGGCTTTGACCCAGCTTATGTACTCGGCGATTTTGAAGATTCTGACTTATGTCTGAAGATAGAAGAAATGGGTAAAACCAATAAAATCCGCAGAGACGCAGAGTTTTACCATTTAGAGCGCCAGTCACAGAACCTGGTAGAAGCCGGTAAGTGGAAGCACAACCTTACAATCGTTAACGCAGTGACATTTAACAAACGCTGGAAACAAAAACTCGAAGCAATGCAGGCTGCAGGATAA
- a CDS encoding glycosyltransferase family 4 protein → MKKILFISHGHPELSKGGAEVASWNLYQQLKEQGFECLYIARTDPGSHGGSTFSVRGEELLFHTAMDDWFSLSTKRLKPLFDDLGDLVKEYAPDVIHIHHYAHMGFEIFAALRQAAPNAKIVFTIHEFMTICMHNGQMVKKGSLKLCHKALPADCHKCFPQHSPGDFLLRQQYLLDQFDNVDCFVSPSHFLAKRYIEWGLPEDKMHVIENVLPEMTSFPPAPIKEGEKRTRLAFFGQINPYKGLDILLNALTLLPDNIREQITLDVHGANLDKQEPSFQEKINKQLDALSDCVNLRGAYESEQLPGLLADCDWVVIPSIWWENSPVVIQEAIAHGRPLIGSNIGGMKEKIENIAGLTFEARSASSLAKTIQNAIEPDVFEHWQKSLVVSSNTLQEHISLLNSL, encoded by the coding sequence ATGAAAAAAATACTTTTTATCTCTCATGGTCACCCTGAACTGAGTAAAGGCGGCGCCGAAGTTGCCTCCTGGAACCTTTACCAGCAATTAAAAGAACAAGGATTTGAGTGCTTGTATATCGCCAGAACAGACCCAGGCTCTCATGGTGGTTCAACATTCTCAGTGCGTGGCGAAGAACTGCTGTTTCATACTGCCATGGATGACTGGTTTTCTTTGAGCACAAAACGCTTAAAGCCGTTATTTGATGACTTGGGCGATCTTGTCAAAGAGTACGCGCCCGACGTGATACATATACATCACTATGCTCATATGGGCTTTGAAATCTTTGCGGCGCTGCGTCAGGCTGCGCCCAATGCTAAGATCGTGTTTACTATCCACGAGTTTATGACTATTTGTATGCACAATGGCCAAATGGTCAAGAAAGGTTCGCTTAAGCTCTGCCATAAAGCGTTACCTGCCGACTGCCATAAGTGTTTCCCGCAACACTCACCGGGTGACTTCCTGTTGCGACAACAATATTTGCTCGATCAGTTCGATAATGTTGATTGTTTTGTGTCGCCCAGTCACTTTTTGGCGAAACGCTATATTGAGTGGGGCCTGCCAGAAGATAAGATGCATGTAATTGAAAATGTATTGCCAGAGATGACTTCCTTCCCGCCTGCGCCTATCAAAGAAGGCGAAAAGCGCACCAGATTGGCATTCTTCGGACAAATAAACCCGTACAAAGGGTTAGATATACTACTCAATGCATTAACCTTGCTGCCGGATAATATTCGCGAGCAGATAACTCTCGATGTGCATGGCGCTAACCTCGACAAGCAAGAGCCCTCGTTCCAGGAAAAAATAAACAAACAACTCGACGCACTCAGTGATTGTGTAAACCTGCGAGGCGCTTACGAGTCTGAGCAACTACCTGGCTTATTAGCAGACTGTGACTGGGTGGTCATTCCGTCTATCTGGTGGGAAAATTCCCCGGTTGTCATTCAGGAAGCGATCGCCCATGGCCGCCCGCTCATTGGTTCAAACATTGGCGGCATGAAAGAGAAAATAGAGAACATCGCAGGGCTTACCTTTGAAGCACGCAGCGCCTCATCACTGGCAAAGACCATACAAAATGCTATCGAACCAGACGTTTTTGAACACTGGCAAAAGTCTTTAGTGGTAAGCAGCAATACTTTACAAGAGCATATTTCTTTGCTGAACTCATTGTAG
- a CDS encoding polysaccharide pyruvyl transferase family protein, which yields MKIGVITNLVKIEEFVAKHMATADTDAWMRATGGNTGNVAFVQGIKNILGDSFGVVNWGDNPQAVNKHYDLLVICCANQIGAHVDLAGWADRLRNFDLPTVFIGLGAQSNKIGEIPEIPEGSKQFLELTKSLRINSAASNIITRGEFSSEVLSSFNVDSSPFGCPSQFISTQPNLGAACLAHQQRTKFDRIMTAAGNPWHASASLENTLTEIVEKYRGDYILQHPKMLIQLALGETDTIEPSHIKRLETVYSRIGDIENIKAWFESFAVFFADAQNWMHYSKHFTLAIGPRYHGVALPIQAGVPGKVISIDSRTEELSVTTGIPTVPYEEVEKLSAEKLVDFCRWKESDASNYDAIRTKNAINYQRFLTDNTIPVNDGIIALAEN from the coding sequence ATGAAGATTGGTGTTATAACCAACCTGGTTAAAATAGAAGAGTTTGTTGCCAAACATATGGCGACAGCAGATACCGATGCCTGGATGAGAGCAACTGGTGGGAATACCGGTAATGTTGCATTTGTTCAGGGCATCAAAAATATCCTGGGTGACAGTTTTGGTGTGGTGAACTGGGGCGATAACCCCCAGGCCGTTAACAAGCACTACGATTTACTGGTCATTTGCTGTGCTAATCAAATTGGCGCCCACGTTGATTTGGCGGGCTGGGCCGACCGCCTGAGAAACTTCGATCTGCCAACTGTGTTTATAGGGCTTGGCGCCCAGAGCAATAAAATTGGTGAAATACCCGAGATACCAGAGGGTAGCAAGCAATTTCTGGAACTCACCAAGTCACTACGGATAAACTCTGCAGCCAGTAATATCATTACCCGGGGTGAGTTCAGCAGTGAGGTGTTGTCTAGCTTTAACGTAGACAGTTCGCCTTTTGGTTGTCCATCACAGTTTATCTCAACCCAACCCAATTTAGGTGCTGCCTGCCTCGCTCACCAGCAACGAACCAAGTTCGACCGTATCATGACAGCCGCAGGCAACCCCTGGCATGCGTCGGCATCGTTAGAAAATACTCTCACAGAGATAGTGGAAAAGTACCGCGGTGATTACATTTTACAACACCCTAAAATGTTAATTCAGCTAGCTTTGGGCGAGACTGATACCATTGAGCCAAGCCACATCAAACGGTTAGAAACTGTGTATTCTCGTATCGGTGATATAGAAAACATCAAAGCCTGGTTTGAAAGCTTTGCGGTATTTTTTGCCGACGCACAAAATTGGATGCATTATTCAAAACATTTCACATTAGCTATTGGCCCTCGATATCATGGTGTCGCCTTACCAATACAAGCTGGCGTGCCAGGAAAGGTGATAAGTATCGACTCCCGTACAGAAGAACTATCTGTCACGACAGGCATACCAACGGTACCTTACGAAGAAGTTGAGAAGCTATCAGCAGAAAAGCTGGTCGATTTTTGTCGTTGGAAAGAAAGTGATGCAAGCAACTATGACGCTATCCGCACTAAAAATGCGATTAACTATCAACGTTTTCTGACCGACAATACTATTCCTGTAAATGATGGCATTATTGCTTTAGCTGAAAATTAA
- a CDS encoding rhamnan synthesis F family protein, with translation MVKHTDRPFLLVSGFHRSGTSLVAKTLANNGVNMGDNLMGASFANPEGHFEDIPLVELHDAMLAANGTNWQEHKNITLTTPSFLTSRLTTYLNSRRDKAATFIGAKDPRALFFRQQWLQQRQANLKSLFVFRSWQYSVSSLLKRHSRELLQTSSPMSTRPSDIIFWQQPELAAKMWITSAQAMLKWHEKNPNNTLLFPLAALIEKNDHLPKALQSIGLPEDLLDASSIIKKELLHTDVPSSLLNMLPEAIQNECNNLSMQLDSVFGINVREQITYTQTNCIFPDIESLISSDEGGAESESEPASYIDLTRFTYQEAISLITEYPVGLYSFDWTVLLNAPGITAKDYDDIFTCAIKYKAWTTAELAVRRALDLQPASWRWMQLGDIFKRKGDIDQAERCYKNALARTPENATFYARLAEVEIERKNFDAARKLITEAKALDITKPAIASAEVILHREESVKLKSDSAPDDRADYQSMALINNYAEVVDVMSATPQQGKALDDYMVKTAFVLRDNYQWLKEGLTSIPAQSKQSLLDYLSNHVQKYWSEAVISTEFSRGEAVIKEPLVPSKPQSEKAKCTIGVHIHVFYPYLLPEIFSFLENIPCAFSTVVTCPKEIEAPVKHLLSKLSDIRVISVENKGRDIAPWLMVASKLLKHCTVVLKLHTKSTPHASKLSGWRLQLLWHLLESPQSIEKILSDFAENPRLGLVIPAYHPHIFPHINWGKNKALSEEIANIFNIPVDTTISVNAFPAGSMFWYRPAALAPIIEHTWQLKDFPDERGQIDGTLMHAIERLIPYICHNQHYVHEFINLPSH, from the coding sequence ATGGTTAAACACACTGACCGCCCTTTCCTGCTGGTATCTGGCTTTCACCGAAGCGGCACATCTCTGGTTGCCAAAACACTCGCCAACAACGGTGTTAATATGGGCGATAACCTTATGGGAGCTAGTTTCGCCAACCCTGAAGGCCATTTTGAGGATATTCCACTTGTTGAACTGCATGATGCCATGCTGGCTGCCAACGGCACAAACTGGCAGGAACATAAAAATATTACGCTCACAACTCCTTCTTTCCTAACTTCGAGGTTAACAACATATTTGAATTCTCGGCGCGATAAGGCAGCTACATTTATTGGAGCCAAAGACCCGAGGGCGCTATTTTTCCGGCAACAATGGTTACAACAACGTCAAGCGAATCTTAAGTCTCTTTTTGTGTTTCGAAGTTGGCAATATTCAGTCTCTTCACTCTTGAAGCGCCATAGCAGAGAGTTGCTTCAAACATCAAGTCCAATGAGTACACGACCCTCTGACATCATATTTTGGCAACAACCTGAATTAGCAGCGAAAATGTGGATTACGTCTGCACAGGCTATGCTAAAATGGCATGAAAAAAACCCAAATAACACTCTCCTTTTTCCTCTTGCAGCATTAATTGAAAAAAACGACCACCTGCCAAAAGCTCTGCAGTCGATAGGACTGCCGGAAGATCTTCTTGATGCATCATCAATAATTAAAAAGGAGTTGCTCCATACGGATGTTCCAAGCTCTTTGCTCAATATGCTTCCTGAAGCCATTCAGAATGAATGTAACAACCTGAGTATGCAGCTAGACTCAGTTTTTGGCATTAACGTGCGCGAGCAAATTACATACACCCAAACAAACTGCATTTTCCCCGATATTGAAAGTCTCATTTCCTCAGATGAAGGGGGTGCAGAGAGCGAGTCCGAGCCTGCTTCGTATATTGATTTAACAAGGTTTACTTATCAGGAAGCCATAAGTCTTATTACCGAGTACCCTGTCGGACTGTATTCATTTGACTGGACAGTACTATTAAATGCTCCTGGAATTACCGCTAAAGATTATGATGATATTTTTACATGCGCTATCAAATACAAAGCATGGACAACCGCGGAATTGGCAGTGCGACGGGCACTAGACTTACAACCGGCATCTTGGCGGTGGATGCAACTGGGGGATATTTTTAAAAGAAAAGGTGATATTGACCAAGCAGAAAGGTGCTATAAGAATGCATTGGCTCGTACGCCAGAAAATGCAACGTTTTATGCAAGACTAGCTGAAGTTGAAATTGAAAGAAAGAATTTCGATGCTGCAAGAAAGCTAATAACAGAGGCAAAAGCACTAGATATTACAAAGCCCGCCATTGCCAGTGCCGAAGTAATACTACACAGAGAAGAATCCGTTAAGCTCAAGTCCGACTCGGCACCTGACGATCGTGCAGATTATCAATCCATGGCGTTGATAAACAATTATGCGGAAGTCGTAGATGTTATGTCAGCAACCCCTCAACAGGGTAAAGCACTCGATGACTATATGGTTAAAACCGCATTTGTGCTGCGTGATAATTACCAGTGGCTAAAAGAAGGCTTAACCAGTATCCCAGCGCAAAGCAAACAATCTCTTTTAGATTATTTGTCTAATCACGTGCAAAAATACTGGTCTGAGGCTGTTATATCAACAGAGTTTTCTCGTGGGGAGGCCGTCATAAAAGAACCGCTCGTCCCATCAAAACCTCAGTCAGAGAAAGCTAAATGTACGATCGGCGTACATATTCATGTTTTTTACCCTTATCTGCTTCCGGAAATCTTTAGCTTTCTGGAAAATATTCCGTGCGCTTTTAGTACTGTTGTGACATGCCCTAAAGAAATAGAAGCACCGGTTAAACATCTACTAAGTAAACTATCTGATATTCGTGTCATTTCTGTAGAGAACAAAGGCAGGGATATTGCTCCCTGGCTTATGGTTGCATCGAAGTTACTTAAGCACTGTACTGTAGTACTAAAATTGCACACTAAGTCTACCCCACATGCCAGCAAGCTTTCAGGTTGGAGATTACAACTGCTCTGGCATCTGCTTGAAAGTCCACAGAGTATTGAAAAGATTCTTTCTGACTTTGCCGAAAACCCCAGGTTGGGTTTAGTTATACCTGCCTATCACCCACATATATTTCCACATATAAACTGGGGCAAGAACAAAGCGCTGAGCGAAGAAATAGCGAACATATTTAATATACCAGTTGATACAACGATAAGTGTCAATGCTTTTCCTGCTGGTTCCATGTTCTGGTACAGACCGGCAGCTCTAGCTCCGATCATTGAACACACATGGCAATTAAAAGACTTTCCCGATGAAAGGGGCCAAATCGATGGTACCTTAATGCATGCAATCGAACGACTTATTCCTTATATATGCCATAATCAACACTACGTTCATGAATTTATCAATTTACCCTCTCATTAA
- a CDS encoding LicD family protein: MEYPITVEELDNNKEVTLQTSIQDSSLSSFQRLESGSFQSSICVTPSQDVIFATTAIGLSNRQAEISLICKKQAIFSFACKTKVIAKSAFYVEEHKLTSTFISVPLKELLRQESENLQVCIALNNETAILLKVSTHIINDFSREERKIASLMPSRGYFGGLSNTPLRINVQKKIDTLFLCNQDTDAYLNFSQLHIYTTGRQRLQPDQFADVTASSNVSKADLFKTISSGNGFHSRKETFPHLIVRLKKPEFVESIEIVNRRDKWGSRIQNLAASVAIENHKIVPVYSMLDFSGIEQDKDTLINLCQHLRLDYPKSKDRYAILSSVVTCFEEHLVSLKERDFDIPLQMLSTWNENYTISDNKWHKTELALLAIYIFVKTKKTLSLSLNSFSRLLSNSKDIEYLESKVNAYRSAGSLFPLKFTKHGAARQGMLVCNTDKVLLALDAVMEDLSRLGLKPCIAYGTLLGAQREGKFIDHDDDVDILIELSEEDLTESQVRTLMNDAMAKLAGSKYRVNTNKKSGTYNTHVCHRETDILIDVFPYWYSGNSINLYMEKMAIKSIPKQILSGRSKLQLYQKSYDAPFDIKAFLLSRYGPRWEISDRYHEWPWQVKQDSVGIN, encoded by the coding sequence ATGGAGTACCCAATTACTGTCGAGGAACTTGACAATAACAAAGAAGTTACACTCCAGACATCAATACAAGATTCATCATTATCTTCATTTCAGCGACTCGAAAGTGGCTCATTTCAATCCAGCATTTGTGTTACTCCTTCTCAAGATGTTATTTTTGCCACTACGGCAATAGGGTTGAGTAATCGGCAAGCAGAGATCTCATTGATTTGTAAAAAGCAAGCAATATTCTCATTTGCTTGCAAAACAAAGGTCATTGCAAAGTCCGCTTTTTATGTCGAAGAACATAAACTTACCAGTACATTTATTTCAGTGCCTTTGAAAGAGTTGCTACGGCAAGAAAGTGAAAATCTTCAGGTTTGCATAGCGTTAAACAATGAAACCGCTATATTACTAAAAGTATCAACACACATAATTAATGACTTCTCCCGTGAGGAAAGAAAGATTGCCAGCTTAATGCCTTCGAGGGGTTATTTTGGAGGTCTTAGCAATACTCCTTTGCGGATTAATGTACAAAAAAAAATAGATACGCTTTTCTTATGCAATCAGGATACTGATGCCTATCTAAATTTCAGCCAGTTACACATCTATACGACAGGGCGACAACGACTTCAACCAGACCAGTTTGCTGACGTAACTGCCAGTTCAAACGTATCAAAAGCGGATCTTTTCAAAACCATATCGAGCGGTAATGGATTTCACTCGAGAAAAGAAACCTTTCCTCACCTAATAGTTCGCTTGAAGAAACCTGAGTTTGTAGAAAGTATCGAAATTGTAAACCGACGGGATAAGTGGGGCTCTCGAATTCAAAACTTAGCAGCTTCCGTGGCCATAGAAAACCACAAGATTGTTCCAGTTTATTCCATGTTGGATTTTAGTGGTATAGAACAAGACAAAGATACCTTAATTAATTTATGTCAGCATTTACGCCTGGATTACCCCAAGTCGAAAGACAGATACGCTATATTAAGCTCAGTTGTGACTTGTTTTGAGGAACACCTTGTCAGTTTGAAAGAGCGAGACTTCGACATCCCTCTGCAAATGTTAAGTACATGGAACGAGAACTATACCATTTCTGACAACAAGTGGCACAAAACGGAATTGGCATTGCTTGCTATATATATTTTCGTTAAAACTAAAAAAACATTGTCATTGTCCCTGAATAGCTTTTCGCGGCTGTTGAGCAACTCTAAAGATATAGAATATTTGGAAAGTAAGGTGAATGCATATCGCTCAGCCGGGTCCCTTTTTCCACTCAAATTCACTAAACACGGAGCTGCAAGACAAGGTATGTTGGTATGTAATACGGACAAGGTATTACTAGCCTTGGATGCAGTGATGGAAGACTTGTCTCGCTTGGGTCTTAAGCCATGTATCGCATATGGAACACTTCTGGGCGCCCAGCGAGAGGGAAAATTTATTGATCATGATGATGATGTTGACATTTTGATAGAGTTGTCTGAAGAAGACCTGACAGAATCTCAGGTACGCACCTTAATGAACGACGCAATGGCCAAGCTAGCAGGCAGCAAATACAGAGTAAACACAAATAAAAAATCTGGAACTTACAATACTCATGTTTGTCATCGGGAGACAGATATTTTAATCGATGTTTTTCCATACTGGTATAGCGGAAACTCTATAAATCTTTACATGGAAAAGATGGCTATAAAATCTATTCCCAAGCAGATTCTATCAGGCCGTTCGAAACTCCAGTTGTATCAAAAGAGCTATGATGCCCCCTTTGATATAAAAGCCTTCTTGTTAAGTCGCTATGGCCCCAGATGGGAAATTTCAGATCGATACCATGAGTGGCCTTGGCAGGTAAAACAGGATTCCGTAGGGATTAATTAA